The DNA window AACTGCATTTAAAACTTGGTTCAAACTTAACTGAGCGCACGTCGAACCAATTTCTTACCTGATGCGGATTGTTGTTGCCGAGGTTGTTTCCATGCAATCCTCTTGACGCACGAAGCGACTTCGCTATCGGGAATATGTTTCTGCTCGCGAGTGCTCAATCCCGCCGTCTGTCCTGCCGCTTCAGCCATGTCAGCGCACGTCAAATTCTTTGTCTTCACCGTCCCGTTCACTTTGCCGGCTCGTCTTCCGAAGAAGTGATTGGCAAGCGTCTGATCCATCTAGAACAattgataaataaattttacttTATGCAGGAAACTTTTCATTTAGTTTTAGGCACTGGTTTTCTGGGTTCCTTGACTTGTTTTGCAACTTCGTCCGCAGCCTCGGCATCCATGCTTTTCACCTGATCGCTTCTTATAAACGGTCTCAAACTACCAGCTCTAGAAAACCCCATGTATATACTTTTAAAAATTCCGAGGACGACGTCTTTACTTGCTAACGTCGTCCTTTGTGAACGACGAAGCGTCAGCTCCCATCAACAACGATCTAGCCTGATCAGGTCGAAAACTCTGTTTTCCCAATGTGTCGAGGCTATCCTTGACTGTTCCTTTCGACATTTTCTTCATGTCACCGTTGTCCATATCGGGCACAAACGCGTCCAATTGATCCGACATCACTCGGACTCAACTGAGACGGActcttctgtttcttcttgacgtcggcgacggtgcGACGCTCACAGTGATCGAAATCGGCGCGGGCGTCTTGCAATTCGGAaatactaataataaaattatttatttaattgacgaatttttgTAAAAGACTGTTTTTGACGTACGCGTCAGGCGAGA is part of the Oscarella lobularis chromosome 6, ooOscLobu1.1, whole genome shotgun sequence genome and encodes:
- the LOC136188105 gene encoding uncharacterized protein isoform X3; its protein translation is MSDQLDAFVPDMDNGDMKKMSKGTVKDSLDTLGKQSFRPDQARSLLMGADASSFTKDDVSKAGSLRPFIRSDQVKSMDAEAADEVAKQVKEPRKPMDQTLANHFFGRRAGKVNGTVKTKNLTCADMAEAAGQTAGLSTREQKHIPDSEVASCVKRIAWKQPRQQQSASVPRLGRQSVQGRKTQCDVYDGRWTREELVPNERYGLCWTWSHGQRNAIRAHLIRRIRRNLQKQLKWESRTPQRERRDRKKEPCSKRATRAV
- the LOC136188105 gene encoding uncharacterized protein isoform X2, with the translated sequence MSDQLDAFVPDMDNGDMKKMSKGTVKDSLDTLGKQSFRPDQARSLLMGADASSFTKDDVSKAGSLRPFIRSDQVKSMDAEAADEVAKQVKEPRKPMDQTLANHFFGRRAGKVNGTVKTKNLTCADMAEAAGQTAGLSTREQKHIPDSEVASCVKRIAWKQPRQQQSASVPRLGRQSVQGRKTQCDVYDGRWTREELVPNERYGLCWTWSHGQRNAIRAHLIRRIRRNLQKQLKWESRTPQRERRDRKKEPCSKRADFRATRAV